A window of the Gasterosteus aculeatus chromosome 21, fGasAcu3.hap1.1, whole genome shotgun sequence genome harbors these coding sequences:
- the LOC144390489 gene encoding uncharacterized protein LOC144390489, translated as MAGRCLAFNSPSTPLRVQQLSASPQTDGKKQLNALSGLSRQLQQQTADINERFAPLERSGLSRLLSIEERLPALEELTQRRGDGRTNPKIAEAVRRLHNSETNYRCYEPEQGLISPQNETVTWYLLREKSRFRRRPCVRL; from the exons atggctggacgatgtctcgcgttcaactcgccttcaactcctctccgcgttcagcaactttcggccagtccgcagacagatgGGAAGAAACAGCtaaatgctctcagtggattgtctcgtcaactccaacaacaaactgccgatatcaatgagcggttcgctccactggagcgttcaggactctccaggttgctgtccatagaggagaggttgccggctctggaggaactgactcaaagaagaggagacgggcgcacaaacccaaagatagcg gaagcggtgcgccgtcttcacaactccgagacgaattacaggtgctacgaaccggagcaagg actaatctcgcctcaaaATGAGACGGTGACCtggtatttgctccgggaaaagtccagatttagacgacgtccttgtgt ccgcctgtaa